In the genome of Candidatus Margulisiibacteriota bacterium, the window TGATGTCGAGCTCTTTTACGGTCAGGGGGATCAGCTCCGCCTGGGGAATGACCCGGCAGAGGTCGTAACCGAGCTGGCCGTCCGCGCCGATCACCGCGATCTTCACGCGCCGCTCCTCCCGTTGCCGGAAAACTTCTCGAAGAACAGGGTGAAGTTCTTTGCCGCTGCTTCCTTGAGCCGGTCGCGCTGCCGGGCCAGGTCGCGCCGGATGTTCGCGCTGGCCGCCGCCACCTGGTCGACCAGTCCGTTCATTTTTTCCACTTCGCCCAGATCGAGGCACGGCTGGCCGATCGCCGCCATGAACGCCTTGACCTTGGGATCGTAGGCCAGGCCGAGCAGCGGCACCGTGTTCAGCGCCGCGAAGATCAGCGCGTGCAGCCGCATCCCGATGACCAGCGCGAAGCTTGGGAACAGCGCCAGCATCTCGTCGGGCCGGCAGATCCGGAAGATTATATTGCTCTTCCGCTCCATCAGGGCGATCACCCTGTTCGCCTGCTTCAGGTCTTCCGGACATTGGAAAAGCAGGAAGACCGGCTGCAAACCGTGGTTTTGGCTCAGGTGGTCAAGGTTCTCGGCCAGCACCTGGAAAACGCGCTCCTCGGTCGCCGGCTCGTGCGGCACGCTCCGGATGGCGACGCCGACCAGCGGCCGGTCGAAAATGACCCCTTCCAGCGCCAGCACCCGCCGCCCCTCGCCCTGGCTTCGCAACTCCAGGAGCGCGGTCGGATCGGCCGTGACAAAGCGCGGCGGCCGCCGGATCCCGCACTTTTCCAGCTCGGCCAGCGAATCGTCATCGCGCAGGGTGATCAGGTCGACCCGGTTCAGGACGAGCTTTGCCAGCCAGCGGTTGAGCGGCCGGCGGAGCGGGCCGAACCCCTGGGCAAAGACCATGACTTTTTTCCGCGCGAGTTTCGCCAGCACGATGACGAAGAGGTAATACCACAAGCTGCGCCGGCTGGTCGCGTCCTGGAAAAGCGTGCCGCCGCCGCTCAGGAGGACGTCAGTTTGCCGCAACGCCCGCCAGAGCGCGAAAAAGCGAAAACGGGGAAACGCTTTGACCTTATAAAATTCGGCGGTGAGCCGGGGCGTAGCCGAGAGGACCGTGACTGCGGGCGCCGGGTCGTGCCGCGCCAGGCCGAGCACGATCGCCTCCAGGACCGCTTCGTCGCCGACATTGCCGAACCCGTAATAACCGGAGATCAGGACTTTCATTTTTCCGCCTTGACGTACTTATTGGCGACCAGGCAAACCACCAGGCCGACGACCAGGCCGAGGGCCAGCGCGTTGCCGGTCCGGGCCAGCGAGATGATGAGCGGCGTGTGGATATGGGAAAAAGTGTTAAAGACCGAGGTCGAGGCAACCGCGCCGGCCGTCGCCGCCAGCCAGAGCCAGGTCCGGTTCCCCCGGAAGTAGCAAAGCGCCGCCAGCATCAGCGCCGGATATCCGATCAGGAACTCCTTGGTCCGCGGCCGGACGTACATGACGACCTCCAGCCAGTTGCGGAAATATTTTTCCGCGCCCGGGACCGGCAGGATAAAGTTACCGGAGCGGGCGACCAGTACCGCCAGGGCGGCCAGCAAGAGCAGGCCCAGGCCGAGCACCAGCAGGCTGACTTTGGTCGAAAGGATCCGGCCGATCCTTTCCAGCATCGTGCCGGCGCCCGGTTTGAGCAGGAAATAGGCGGCCACGATCAGGAGCGGCAGGACCAGCGACAATTTTACCGCCGGGAAGAGCTCTATGCCGCTGATAAAGCGGGAATCCGCCAGCAGGCCGACCATCAGGAAAATCCCCAGGCTGGTCTCCAGCACGACGTTGATCGTTTTCAGCCCCGCCGTAACGAGCCAGTTGCCCCGCCCCCGGCTCGCGCCGGAAAAAGTGGCGATCACCGCGTAGGACGGAAAAACCAGGGAAGCCAGGAAAGCCAGCCCTTTTTGCATGGCCAGCAGTTGGCCGGTCTGCTCGCCGAGCGACAGCGCCTCCACTCCCCCCAGCAGCAGGACGAGCATCAGCCAGAGCGGCAGGCTCACGAAACAATCGACCAGGAAAAGGGTGCCGATCAACACGCCGGCGCCGAGCAGGACAACCTGCCAGCCTTGCGGCGCCAGTGCGCGCCCGCTCTCCGCCGGACCGAGCACGAACCCCGCCTCGCGCAGCCGGCTGGTCAGCTCCCGAAAATAATGCAAATTATACTCGACCGGGAAAGCGTCGACTTGCGGCGGCAGGAACGGCCGGAGATAGATCAGCCGCACGCTCCGCTCCCGGGCAGCCCGGACGAACCGGTCGAGCGCCTCCGCCTTGTCGATCTTCGCCAGCTCGTCTTTCGGCACGCTGTGGACGCGGACGACCGCGTCGGCCATCAGCTTTTTCAGCTGCTGGTCGCCGTCCTGTTTGACGATCTCCACGTAACCGTATTTGACCTGGCTCTGCTTGAGCGCCGCGGCCAGCGCCGGCAGCGCGGCGGGATAGCCGAGGATCTCTTCACCGTCAAAAATGACCAGGCCGTAAGGCCGGAGCGCTTCGATCTTGGGGGCGATATTCCCCAGGTGATACCGGGGATCGTTCCAGACCCGGGGAACGATCTTGAACCCTTGCCTGGTCAGGTATTGCCGCTGCGTTTCGGAAATGCCCAGGCCCAGCAGGCGCAGGTCTTCCTCCAGTTCGTCCACTTCCAGCACGTCGCGGCCGATAAAGCGGACCGCTTTGCCGCCGAGCGCCCA includes:
- a CDS encoding DUF5693 family protein, whose translation is MIDKIGRGILVLVLTAAVLLGAYLGLMRFTAESSGRQVELVVDLNDLKKMAAYEKKSLGAVLPEIRKMGITELGVFEETLPDANAIGELYYAKGSGLLRLKNLPLPLAGLAEAGKIKPDQTYIYAPDDQVRKRVASQLIWALGGKAVRFIGRDVLEVDELEEDLRLLGLGISETQRQYLTRQGFKIVPRVWNDPRYHLGNIAPKIEALRPYGLVIFDGEEILGYPAALPALAAALKQSQVKYGYVEIVKQDGDQQLKKLMADAVVRVHSVPKDELAKIDKAEALDRFVRAARERSVRLIYLRPFLPPQVDAFPVEYNLHYFRELTSRLREAGFVLGPAESGRALAPQGWQVVLLGAGVLIGTLFLVDCFVSLPLWLMLVLLLGGVEALSLGEQTGQLLAMQKGLAFLASLVFPSYAVIATFSGASRGRGNWLVTAGLKTINVVLETSLGIFLMVGLLADSRFISGIELFPAVKLSLVLPLLIVAAYFLLKPGAGTMLERIGRILSTKVSLLVLGLGLLLLAALAVLVARSGNFILPVPGAEKYFRNWLEVVMYVRPRTKEFLIGYPALMLAALCYFRGNRTWLWLAATAGAVASTSVFNTFSHIHTPLIISLARTGNALALGLVVGLVVCLVANKYVKAEK
- the csaB gene encoding polysaccharide pyruvyl transferase CsaB — its product is MKVLISGYYGFGNVGDEAVLEAIVLGLARHDPAPAVTVLSATPRLTAEFYKVKAFPRFRFFALWRALRQTDVLLSGGGTLFQDATSRRSLWYYLFVIVLAKLARKKVMVFAQGFGPLRRPLNRWLAKLVLNRVDLITLRDDDSLAELEKCGIRRPPRFVTADPTALLELRSQGEGRRVLALEGVIFDRPLVGVAIRSVPHEPATEERVFQVLAENLDHLSQNHGLQPVFLLFQCPEDLKQANRVIALMERKSNIIFRICRPDEMLALFPSFALVIGMRLHALIFAALNTVPLLGLAYDPKVKAFMAAIGQPCLDLGEVEKMNGLVDQVAAASANIRRDLARQRDRLKEAAAKNFTLFFEKFSGNGRSGA